The segment TTATTAAAACTTAATAAGACTTTATTTGACAAATCAATTATTATATCCTAAAATCTACTGTTCTGATTTATAagaacattcttttaaaaactattgTCCCAGTCCTATAAAACTcaaagacaagacaaaatgtTATTTGCTGAGAATTTGAAGCCATGGAgaactttaaacaaatgtttgtacAATATCCTCCTTagactgttgttgtttatgtgcaaaataaaaaagtgatagaaagattttaaagatatttgttgCAAAGtgtgaaatcaataaaatatcttatcctgaactacatcaaatggtgcagtttaaaagattttattcCTGTATTTTTCTAGATATATtaatatgcaattctgaaacgGGGGTCCACACTCAaggtaaacaaagcattttgcTAAATCTGCCATATACAATTTGGAAACTTGAATCACATGGTTGAACTGCATAaagctggctgtagtctgtggaGATAAACAAATTTCTAAATCAGATAAGGTAGAATTTTGCAGGAAAACGTTTTGATGGAActataagagtgaatctgctcctgaatgcagaacaaaaaaagaaagagtcaagaataaatatctgGTGTTAAGCAGAGAGGTGAAGCCCATAAAGACACTCAAACACACCCAGCTTTTTCTAAACTTCTTTTAGACCAGCAGGTTTAActtttgacctattttcagtcactttggttGTTTCCATAGGTAAATCAAACACATCCAGTCATAAAGTTTGcttcaaaatttttaatttagggaCAAATcaccatcaatatgagaaacGTATTGTGCAGATTAGGTTTATTGCTTCATGAATGTTCTttgtcttcatgactttgcagtgattacttttgcTGTGAATATTGACTACTCCCACAAAAAATCAATTTCCTATATTTATTAATGTCCTTGTTAAAGTGTACGACACTTTAATGAGGACACTGACCTTCTTTACTGCACATCAGTCCACGGCATGGATCAATCCACAGCAAAAGAAAACTCATCTCGGTTGTCTCCAGCTGCTTTCCATGAGACAAATTTGAGTCTTAGAAAACGTGACATTCAAAAGTAGGAACTGAAAGATTTATTGAGTAGCTTCAGGCTGAGTGTAAGTGCTCTGACTCATTCCCTGATCCTGAGACAGCTGATGATCACATTCAAAAGATTTTCCACATTTAAGAGGCGGGCAGATTTGTTCTGTAGACAGTCAATGTTTCACCTACAAActcagtgtttaaaattttagtgaaacatactctgagcattaaaaagaaatcaacctGATAAAAATTAAGCACAAGGATTTTTATAAACTATGAACTGATTTTAGACAAATATTTCTTGCTCTTTAGTTTGAAAATCAGCTTTCTTTTAACAAACCCATTCATGCAAGCTCagcctttttattatttcactgtaaacacttttcattttgatttttcaaaCTATCAAATGaaattaccaaataaaaaaaaatactaaaacaattaaaatctactaactgatttattattgtgtgtgcgctctacttttaaaacttttgacaTTTTGGAAGACGTGTATGACTCTGGTCATCTGAACTTAGAGagcacaaaacacaacattaaaacagtgATGTTATAAGGATCCTTTACTCAGATCTGTGTCAACTCACTGCACACAAACTCAGTCATTGTTCAGACACCACAACAAGTGATGATAACTCACCATTAAAGCTATATGACGATGACTCACTAGACTATTTACCAATGTAGCTTAAGAGGTTTACAGTTATATAGATGTCTTTATAGGTATATAGTTGGTATAACCCTATTCCTAATGTAATTAAAACTCTTATTATGAATCATATTTTATACCATAAcaatataataaattaaatgtacataaaacatttcactttgtgaaaaaaagCTCTTGATTGACTTGACATGCTGTGAGTTTGTTGGGTGCCATGAGTTGACTTAAAGTGCAGTGAGTTTGTGTGCATTCAGTTGATTTGCTCACCCCTCACTCATTTAACACTTTACCCTTCAGAACATACTAATTGAACATTAGCACCTTTGGTCGCTGTTGGTTGTGGGGTTAGTCCTTCATGAATCCATTATTCCTGCTGTTCGCAGACGTTCATTCATCTTGGGAACTGGAATGTTTGGAGGCAATCGTTTTCATggtaacaataaaaatctgttacCATAAAGCATGCGATCAAGCGGCCTCATTTTTCATGGGGGTGGTAGGTGTCAAAGTAACTTCCACGTGATGGCTTGGTTTTCAGCAGAATAATGCATGGAAAAAAGATGCATGGCGTTATTTAGTTTCACTGTCTCATTGTTGTTGTCAGTGGTAAACAGGAAAGGAGAAATAATCCTGATCATTATTGCCAATAGTTTTCAATGAGCTGTAATTGCAAGATCTAAAGAAAACATTATGGTCATaagtgaacatttaaaactgattgaaaCAATCTATTGGGCTAAAATGCACCCCTTTTCTACTGATATGGTAACGCCTGAACAGAATTTCAAGTAAATgcaatttaagtttaaaaaagaagtgcCTGGTTTTGATCCAGTAACTTTCTTGCTgtgaaatgacattttaaatcctCCTGCTATACAAACTGTAAAGCATATATTAATGTATTGAATCAGTCAACCAGCGTTTTATAATGGTTCTCAtatattacaaaatgtcagCACGATGTAAGCCTACAATATTgtatacttttttttcaaagtaaatgttgaggtagctacattttttttaccagaataaagtcaaaaatgATAAGCAGAATATAGATAAATGAAGCTCAGGTTCATTTTTGtgtaacttctttttaaaaatgttgtaaaaaggtTGTCATTATAAAGGTTTCTGAAACAGGACAggacttttgtttaaaagttaaactttttttgaaaTAATAACAGGAATTCATTTTATATTCAGTCACCATTTCTTTGTCCTCTCCTTTTCAATCCAAGataagatttgcaaattttGCAGCAAATCATTAACTCTTTCATCTTTTGATCAAAGTGTAAGTGTTTCAGAAATGTTGGACTTCATCCATGTAAAATAGACTGACTGATATACACAAATTctcatcaaaaaaagaaaataattttcaaacattatcaattttaaaagtgaaatgtgCAATCATGCAATATGCACAATTTATTAGCCCCAGTTACAGATTTTTGTTATTAGATACATGTTATTCTTGAGTAAAATGCTTTTgattaaagttaataaaagcCGTATTGACAGTGAATTAATAAAGTTGGATGTTTTTCATATCTGTTCAGCCGGGTAAGTTGTATATGAATTAATTTGactttgcaacaaaacaaccaatttttaaaatacggcagaaagagaagaatgtaaacaaaaagtctttttgatttgattttccTTGATTAAGAATGACTTTTTTGTATTAGAATAAAAACCAATCACAGTGCGCTCTTATCTGTTTTCAGGATTGCCAGCCTATCCAAGATTTTTCCAACACTGATGCTCTACAAACTGTGGGAGGATGGAAAGATCGGCTCCTTAGATGACCCCTTAGAGAAATATGTAGATAATTTCACAATCAAAAATCCTCTAGGAAAAACGCGAGACTCACAGTTAAAGTATGTGACCGATGGCCTGATATTTCTGGATAGTGGGGAGGTCCAAATTCGCTCCTCTTCAGTCACCCTGCGCAGGATGGCAAGCCAGCTCTCAGGTCAGTAGATTCAGCACATACAAAAGATTcaccttaaaaaataataacagctCTAAAAAAACTCTGTGGGACGAGAGAAGTGAGAGCTACAACGTTTCAAAAGCAGCCCTATATAGCCCGATATATTTTGTCCTGCAGCTCTGATATGTATTTcttaatttatataaatatacaaatttgCAATGGTTAAATTTATTCTATTAACAGGTTTACACTAAGCCTAAACATGTCTATATTTCCAGAAGCTGACTCAATACATTAATCAGCAAAAACCTCCatcagttttggaaaaaaacacttgattttttttcctcctagaCTTTAACGCCTCAgttgatttaattatttaaaatagaagaaatgaaagaaaaaacttCTGAAGCACAGAGAGTATTGAATGTTTAAGTATCTATCCGTGCCTCCATTTGCCACCAAAGTATCACGGCTGAGCACAAATATTATGTTCAGAGACTCATGAATTGGTCACATACCTCTGAAGTGCTGTTTTGAGACAGGTGAAATAAACACtgtactgaaataaaaatgaaacaaacacttctaaagaagaaacacaaatcaTAGCTAGAAGACATGCTGCATACAAATacagtttttcttctcttttcctttACATTAGATGTAATTCTCTTTTAATTTAACTCTATGTTACTGTTGTCTGATCCAGGACTGCCCAGGAGACTCCGAGCCACAAATCTGCTGTGGAAAGGCAAAACACAATCTGCAATCAATTTATTACAAGATGATGTCCTTGTTGCAGATCCAGGAACCAAGTaagattttttattgtttcttttgcaaCTCAGTGTTTCTCGATTAAAGGCTCTGTCAtagtttttggggttttttttcattaaaaacattcaggaatgcaatgttttgttcattttctttgtttttcttattttaattggGTTTAAATTGATAATCAAGTGATTTAATACCCCACTTAAAATCTGTCTAAGAAAGTTGTAATGAAATGTCAGTCTAATTGGCATCTATTTTTGCTAACCACAGTTTACTcctctttctttgtttattttctaattcttttccattttcttgATTTGCTTCTTTCCAGGTGTCACTACAGCAACCTTGCCTTTTCTTTGCTCGCTCACGTGATGGCAGAGCGAGTGGTTGGAGTGGACTACCAACGATGGGTCACAGAAAACATCCTAGACCGCCTGGGGATGGAAGACACTGGTTTTGGCCTGACTCCTGGTTTgcaaagtcagttggctgtggggGTCTACTCAAACGGAAAACCTGCTCCACTCTATGACCTGGGCTGGTACCGGCCTTCGGGTCAGATGTTTTCCACCGCCGCAGACATGGCCAAGCTCGCCATGATGCTGCTGGGTACTTACCACCGCAAGTTTCTGGAACCAGATTCCCTGAAGATTATGCTGACCCCACTTTTCAGATGTGATAAGGATTACTTTGCAAATCGTACTGGGACACCATGGGAGGTGAATGACATCATGGGCTACGAGATGCTGCGAAAAGATGGTGATCTAGATGGCTTCTCCGCCACGTTCTCCCTGGTTCCCAGGCTCAAGCTCGGCCTGGTGATCCTCATGGCAGGCAGCAGGTCTCAGAAACAGGATGTGGTCACAAAGGCCTACAGCTACATTTTTCCAGCCATAGAAAAAGCTTTTAGGGAAGCCAAAAAGGTCCTTGTTGCTCCCCCCAACCCAGAGCCTTACATTGGCTTTTACACATACAGCAACATCACCTTCTATGAGATCAAACTAGGACCAGATGGAGTTCTGATTATGCAGCAGTTTGGTCCTCAGATTGAAGAGCTGATCCCAGAGAAGTACAGGACAATAAAGCTCAACTACCTGGTTGAGCGAGTGTTCAAAGTTGTATTTGAAAATGAGTACCCTTGTGTTTTGCGAGTGGGCACAGCCTCTGTGTCACTGGAAGCCCAAGACGGCCAACTTTTTAACTTCTATGTGCTTAATAAGCAGGGTTTGTCTCCTGGCTTTGATGCACC is part of the Kryptolebias marmoratus isolate JLee-2015 linkage group LG4, ASM164957v2, whole genome shotgun sequence genome and harbors:
- the lactbl1b gene encoding putative beta-lactamase-like 1 isoform X2 codes for the protein MGKTGSKVLLEASMDGVQTQPTTAVTTPPAPAPAVTFKELSKSRKMKVKWTHLGLVFFLILSLVMTGCFLWQYQLPKVLRDEGLGRNTKSEMMCPRFPEPLPLEHPIPSLKEALEKVDVLLRQSINPVSLPALSAIVILNDTVLWTGNFGKRNASDPFSGPPNEYTIYRIASLSKIFPTLMLYKLWEDGKIGSLDDPLEKYVDNFTIKNPLGKTRDSQLKYVTDGLIFLDSGEVQIRSSSVTLRRMASQLSGLPRRLRATNLLWKGKTQSAINLLQDDVLVADPGTKCHYSNLAFSLLAHVMAERVVGVDYQRWVTENILDRLGMEDTGFGLTPGLQSQLAVGVYSNGKPAPLYDLGWYRPSGQMFSTAADMAKLAMMLLGTYHRKFLEPDSLKIMLTPLFRCDKDYFANRTGTPWEVNDIMGYEMLRKDGDLDGFSATFSLVPRLKLGLVILMAGSRSQKQDVVTKAYSYIFPAIEKAFREAKKVLVAPPNPEPYIGFYTYSNITFYEIKLGPDGVLIMQQFGPQIEELIPEKYRTIKLNYLVERVFKVVFENEYPCVLRVGTASVSLEAQDGQLFNFYVLNKQGLSPGFDAPGLNTYNVVRIARRPSFSS
- the lactbl1b gene encoding putative beta-lactamase-like 1 isoform X1 translates to MRDKKISVSVNPALVWPVKRQVPTTAVTTPPAPAPAVTFKELSKSRKMKVKWTHLGLVFFLILSLVMTGCFLWQYQLPKVLRDEGLGRNTKSEMMCPRFPEPLPLEHPIPSLKEALEKVDVLLRQSINPVSLPALSAIVILNDTVLWTGNFGKRNASDPFSGPPNEYTIYRIASLSKIFPTLMLYKLWEDGKIGSLDDPLEKYVDNFTIKNPLGKTRDSQLKYVTDGLIFLDSGEVQIRSSSVTLRRMASQLSGLPRRLRATNLLWKGKTQSAINLLQDDVLVADPGTKCHYSNLAFSLLAHVMAERVVGVDYQRWVTENILDRLGMEDTGFGLTPGLQSQLAVGVYSNGKPAPLYDLGWYRPSGQMFSTAADMAKLAMMLLGTYHRKFLEPDSLKIMLTPLFRCDKDYFANRTGTPWEVNDIMGYEMLRKDGDLDGFSATFSLVPRLKLGLVILMAGSRSQKQDVVTKAYSYIFPAIEKAFREAKKVLVAPPNPEPYIGFYTYSNITFYEIKLGPDGVLIMQQFGPQIEELIPEKYRTIKLNYLVERVFKVVFENEYPCVLRVGTASVSLEAQDGQLFNFYVLNKQGLSPGFDAPGLNTYNVVRIARRPSFSS